One genomic segment of Agromyces intestinalis includes these proteins:
- a CDS encoding branched-chain amino acid ABC transporter permease — protein sequence MSETSVSETSVPEGASVPEASANQPLPAAVHPAAARAAAARPAVARRASTGRLLATALLLTALAIGGTFLLDPYRNYQLALVAATFCATGGLTLLIGLSGQLSLGHAALMAAGGYGYALAANAVTEAGVDGVPRFLIGMAGAIAASGALGLLLGLAGARLRGPYLAGVTLAVVIALPAVTAVFPSVFRGDQGVQIAYSGVPEFLKLVIVVEQWQAWVAILVTAVVVTWLAALRRGRLGLRMRAVHGDETAARLAGVPTRRVKVQAFAVSAVAAGTGGALLCFIAQSVSPGAYTLAYSLLLVVAVVVGGLGSLGGALAGAVVVVLLPWVIGTLTAALALPSDLEQRLSGNLPVLVFGALLIVVMAAWPGGLAGAVARVSTPARGFSRRVLAALGRSSTGGAPQPVASVSPVASVSPVASDPLAPVPAPPHPQSVPTESER from the coding sequence GTGAGCGAGACATCCGTGAGCGAGACGTCCGTGCCCGAGGGGGCGTCCGTGCCCGAGGCATCCGCGAACCAGCCGCTCCCAGCGGCGGTGCACCCCGCAGCCGCTCGCGCCGCTGCCGCGCGACCGGCCGTCGCGCGCCGCGCCTCGACCGGCCGCCTCCTCGCGACCGCCCTGCTGCTGACCGCGCTCGCGATCGGCGGAACGTTCCTGCTCGACCCATACCGCAACTACCAGCTCGCGCTCGTCGCGGCGACGTTCTGCGCGACCGGCGGGCTCACGCTGCTCATCGGCCTCAGCGGCCAGCTCTCGCTCGGGCATGCCGCGCTCATGGCGGCGGGCGGCTACGGGTACGCACTCGCCGCGAACGCCGTGACCGAGGCGGGCGTCGACGGGGTGCCGCGGTTCCTCATCGGCATGGCCGGCGCGATCGCCGCGTCCGGCGCGCTCGGGCTGCTGCTCGGGCTCGCCGGGGCGCGGCTGCGCGGGCCGTACCTCGCGGGCGTCACGCTCGCGGTGGTCATCGCGCTGCCGGCGGTGACCGCGGTGTTCCCGAGCGTGTTCCGCGGCGACCAGGGCGTGCAGATCGCGTACTCGGGGGTGCCCGAGTTCCTGAAGCTCGTCATCGTCGTCGAGCAGTGGCAGGCGTGGGTCGCGATCCTCGTCACCGCGGTCGTCGTGACCTGGCTCGCGGCGCTGCGGCGCGGCCGGCTCGGGCTGCGCATGCGGGCCGTGCACGGCGACGAGACCGCGGCGCGCCTCGCCGGCGTGCCGACCCGGCGGGTCAAGGTGCAGGCGTTCGCGGTCAGCGCGGTCGCCGCCGGCACCGGCGGGGCGCTGCTGTGCTTCATCGCGCAGTCGGTGAGTCCCGGCGCCTACACGCTCGCCTACTCGCTGCTGCTCGTCGTCGCGGTCGTCGTCGGCGGGCTCGGCAGCCTCGGCGGCGCACTCGCCGGCGCGGTCGTCGTCGTGCTGCTGCCGTGGGTCATCGGCACGCTGACCGCCGCGCTGGCACTGCCGAGCGACCTCGAACAGCGGCTCAGCGGCAACCTGCCCGTGCTCGTGTTCGGCGCGCTGCTCATCGTCGTCATGGCCGCCTGGCCCGGCGGACTCGCGGGGGCGGTCGCGCGCGTGTCGACCCCGGCGCGCGGGTTCTCGAGACGCGTCCTCGCTGCGCTCGGGCGCTCCTCGACCGGCGGAGCACCGCAGCCCGTCGCATCCGTCTCGCCCGTGGCATCCGTCTCGCCCGTGGCATCCGACCCGCTCGCTCCCGTGCCCGCCCCACCGCACCCGCAGTCAGTCCCAACCGAATCAGAGAGGTGA
- a CDS encoding ABC transporter substrate-binding protein produces the protein MFHSTPRRRTFAALTTSVALVAALAACSSPAAVSGGGEAAAAPGITDDTVTIGTHTPLTGPAAAGYSSISAATKAYFDYVNDQGGINGRTIEYLVKDDGYNPATTQTVVRELVQEDEVFAILNGLGTPTHTAVLDFLNQNEVPDLFVASGSTSWNQPEKYPWTFGFNADYVVEGAALAQYAEDQAPDATVCLLGQDDDFGDEFIEGAELVLGEGGLAHIERYSVSNQDVTAQIGAMQAAGCEINLLATINGFTALAVGTAAKLGWFPQWYSSSSGGDYPTLVGYLGEDLGPKLLQGFTSSNYLPFSPSGEWVALFQQINDEYNDGAPFTGNTVYGMSVGYLFAEALARAGEHPTRQGIVDAITSGDLVGNGIVPLAFSADIHAAYLGVGITTVDQGVQDFVGATYVLDGDTVEAVEPEDVPVENAGVPTGD, from the coding sequence ATGTTCCACAGCACACCCCGCCGCCGCACCTTCGCGGCGCTCACCACGTCGGTCGCGCTCGTCGCCGCCCTCGCCGCCTGCAGCTCGCCCGCCGCCGTCTCGGGCGGCGGCGAAGCCGCGGCCGCACCCGGCATCACCGACGACACCGTGACCATCGGCACGCACACGCCGCTCACGGGCCCGGCCGCCGCCGGGTACTCGTCGATCTCGGCCGCCACGAAGGCGTACTTCGACTACGTCAACGACCAGGGCGGCATCAACGGCCGCACCATCGAGTACCTCGTGAAGGACGACGGCTACAACCCGGCGACCACGCAGACCGTCGTGCGCGAACTCGTGCAGGAGGACGAGGTGTTCGCCATCCTGAACGGCCTCGGCACGCCCACGCACACCGCCGTGCTCGACTTCCTCAACCAGAACGAGGTGCCCGACCTGTTCGTGGCATCCGGTTCGACGAGCTGGAACCAGCCCGAGAAATACCCGTGGACCTTCGGATTCAACGCCGACTACGTCGTCGAGGGGGCCGCGCTCGCGCAGTACGCCGAAGACCAGGCGCCCGATGCGACCGTGTGCCTGCTCGGCCAGGACGACGACTTCGGCGACGAGTTCATCGAAGGTGCCGAACTCGTCCTCGGCGAGGGCGGGCTCGCGCACATCGAGCGGTACTCGGTGTCGAACCAGGACGTGACCGCGCAGATCGGCGCCATGCAGGCCGCCGGCTGCGAGATCAACCTGCTCGCGACCATCAACGGGTTCACCGCGCTCGCCGTGGGCACCGCCGCGAAGCTCGGCTGGTTCCCGCAGTGGTACTCGTCGTCGTCGGGCGGCGACTACCCGACGCTCGTCGGCTACCTGGGCGAAGACCTCGGCCCGAAGCTGCTCCAGGGCTTCACATCGTCGAACTACCTGCCGTTCAGCCCCTCGGGCGAGTGGGTCGCGCTGTTCCAGCAGATCAACGACGAGTACAACGACGGCGCACCGTTCACCGGCAACACCGTCTACGGCATGAGCGTCGGCTACCTGTTCGCCGAGGCGCTCGCGCGCGCCGGCGAACACCCCACCCGGCAGGGCATCGTCGACGCCATCACGTCGGGCGACCTGGTCGGCAACGGCATCGTGCCGCTCGCGTTCTCGGCCGACATTCACGCCGCCTACCTCGGCGTCGGCATCACGACCGTCGACCAGGGCGTGCAGGACTTCGTCGGCGCGACGTACGTGCTCGACGGCGACACCGTCGAGGCGGTCGAGCCCGAGGACGTGCCGGTCGAGAACGCCGGGGTGCCGACGGGCGACTGA
- a CDS encoding long-chain-fatty-acid--CoA ligase, translating into MTHSPDPAVDGAGFGTLSVASILAETAARHPDRPALHFMGATTTYRDLWQQTRAYAGALAARGIGRGDRVAIIVPNVPDFARVYYAVLSLGAVVVPVHLLFKAEEIEYVLRDSGADLVVVAAPLLGEAVPAATAAGVPLVTVLLPAPGTVAGVPPLPRLEDEASAATPIERHVAVQPTDAATILYTSGTTGFPKGAVGSHLAVVEQVHCSLIDSFDIRADDVVFGGLPLFHAFGQTAVLNIAFRVGASIILLPKFDPDQAVELLVAHRATVFTAVPTMFVGLIEAAGRTEARPPLRFAVSGGAALPVAVLEAFREAFAADVHEGYGLTETAPIVSSNILGEPIRPGTVGRPLWGVDVAVADPEVEGRIELLAEPGALGEIVVRGHNLMKGYLGRPDATDEVMVDGWFRTGDLGTVADRVVTIVDRKKDMIVRNGYNVYPSEVEAVLARHPHVALSAVFGVDDHVHGQEVHAAVIAHDGHELDADEVVTFVKERLAAYKYPRVVHVVDELPIGASGKVLKRSLVEQFAGVAS; encoded by the coding sequence ATGACGCACTCCCCCGACCCCGCCGTCGACGGCGCCGGCTTCGGCACCCTCTCGGTCGCGAGCATCCTCGCCGAGACCGCGGCGCGGCACCCCGACCGGCCCGCCCTGCACTTCATGGGCGCGACCACCACGTACCGCGATCTGTGGCAGCAGACCCGCGCCTACGCGGGCGCCCTCGCGGCCCGCGGCATCGGCCGCGGCGACCGGGTCGCGATCATCGTGCCGAACGTGCCCGACTTCGCGCGCGTCTACTACGCGGTTCTGTCGCTCGGCGCGGTCGTCGTGCCCGTGCACCTGCTGTTCAAGGCCGAGGAGATCGAGTACGTGCTGCGCGACTCGGGCGCGGACCTCGTCGTGGTCGCCGCACCCCTGCTCGGCGAGGCCGTGCCCGCCGCGACCGCCGCGGGCGTGCCGCTCGTGACCGTGCTGCTGCCCGCACCGGGCACCGTCGCGGGGGTGCCGCCGCTGCCGCGGCTCGAGGACGAGGCATCCGCGGCGACGCCCATCGAGCGTCACGTCGCGGTGCAACCGACGGATGCCGCGACGATCCTCTACACGAGCGGTACGACCGGGTTCCCGAAGGGCGCCGTCGGATCGCACCTCGCGGTCGTCGAGCAGGTGCACTGCTCGCTCATCGACTCGTTCGACATCAGGGCCGACGACGTCGTGTTCGGCGGGCTGCCGCTGTTCCACGCGTTCGGGCAGACCGCGGTGCTGAACATCGCGTTCCGGGTCGGCGCGTCGATCATCCTGCTGCCGAAGTTCGACCCCGACCAGGCCGTCGAGCTGCTCGTCGCGCACCGCGCGACGGTGTTCACGGCGGTGCCGACGATGTTCGTCGGGCTGATCGAGGCGGCCGGCCGCACCGAGGCGCGCCCGCCGCTGCGGTTCGCCGTGTCGGGCGGAGCGGCGCTGCCGGTCGCGGTGCTCGAGGCGTTCCGCGAGGCGTTCGCCGCCGACGTGCACGAGGGCTACGGCCTCACCGAGACCGCGCCGATCGTGTCGTCGAACATCCTCGGCGAGCCGATCCGCCCGGGCACCGTCGGCCGCCCGCTCTGGGGCGTCGACGTCGCGGTCGCCGACCCCGAGGTCGAGGGCCGCATCGAACTGCTCGCCGAGCCCGGCGCGCTCGGCGAGATCGTCGTGCGCGGGCACAACCTCATGAAGGGGTACCTGGGCCGACCCGACGCGACCGACGAGGTGATGGTCGACGGGTGGTTCCGCACCGGCGACCTCGGCACCGTCGCCGACCGGGTCGTCACGATCGTCGACCGCAAGAAGGACATGATCGTGCGCAACGGCTACAACGTGTACCCGTCGGAGGTCGAGGCGGTGCTCGCACGCCACCCGCACGTCGCGCTGTCGGCCGTGTTCGGCGTCGACGACCACGTGCACGGCCAGGAGGTGCACGCCGCCGTCATCGCGCACGACGGGCACGAGCTCGACGCCGACGAGGTCGTCACGTTCGTGAAGGAGCGCCTCGCCGCCTACAAGTACCCGCGCGTCGTGCACGTCGTCGACGAGCTGCCGATCGGCGCGAGCGGCAAGGTGCTGAAGCGCTCCCTGGTCGAGCAGTTCGCCGGCGTCGCGAGCTGA
- a CDS encoding acyl-CoA dehydrogenase family protein, giving the protein MDFALDSRTAALRDEVRAFVRDEAIPAEAVLDAQLAATPDEWRFRPIVDDLRTAARDRGLWNLFLPGERGAGLTNLQYAPLAEETGWSPRLAPVAFNCAAPDTGNMELLAEFGTPAQQAEWLDPLLDARIRSAFCMTEPEVASSDATNIATRIRRDGDHYVVTGRKWWSTGAMNPDARLLIVMGKTDPDAPRHRRQSMILVPRDAPGVRVVRPLTVFGYDDRDHGGHAEIVFDDVRVPAANLLGGEGEGFAIAQARLGPGRIHHCMRAIGMAERALALVGDRARERVAFGVPLAEQGVVREWVAEARVEIEALRLLVLKTAWLMDTVGNRRAMTEIQAIKIAVPRAVQRIVDRAIQVFGAAGLSADQPLAELYAGARALRLADGPDEVHLASLGRAELRHADPRRADPRHADLRHADHAAGE; this is encoded by the coding sequence ATGGATTTCGCACTCGACTCCCGCACCGCCGCCCTGCGCGACGAGGTGCGCGCCTTCGTGCGCGACGAGGCGATCCCCGCCGAGGCGGTGCTCGACGCCCAGCTCGCCGCGACGCCCGACGAGTGGCGCTTCCGCCCGATCGTCGACGACCTGCGCACCGCCGCCCGCGACCGCGGGCTCTGGAATCTGTTCCTGCCCGGCGAGCGCGGCGCGGGCCTCACGAACCTGCAGTACGCGCCCCTCGCCGAGGAGACCGGCTGGAGCCCGCGCCTCGCGCCGGTCGCGTTCAACTGCGCGGCCCCCGACACCGGCAACATGGAGCTGCTCGCCGAGTTCGGCACGCCCGCGCAGCAGGCCGAGTGGCTCGACCCGCTGCTCGACGCGCGCATCCGCTCGGCGTTCTGCATGACCGAGCCCGAGGTCGCCTCATCGGATGCCACGAACATCGCGACCCGCATCCGCCGCGACGGCGACCACTACGTGGTCACCGGTCGCAAGTGGTGGTCGACGGGTGCGATGAACCCGGATGCGCGGTTGCTCATCGTGATGGGCAAGACCGATCCGGATGCTCCGCGCCACCGCCGGCAGTCGATGATCCTGGTGCCGCGGGACGCTCCCGGGGTGCGGGTCGTGCGGCCGCTCACCGTGTTCGGCTACGACGACCGCGACCACGGCGGGCATGCCGAGATCGTGTTCGACGACGTGCGCGTGCCCGCCGCGAACCTGTTGGGCGGCGAGGGCGAGGGGTTCGCGATCGCGCAAGCGCGGCTCGGGCCGGGGCGCATCCACCACTGCATGCGCGCGATCGGCATGGCCGAGCGGGCGCTCGCGCTCGTCGGCGACCGGGCGCGTGAGCGCGTGGCGTTCGGGGTGCCGCTGGCCGAGCAGGGCGTCGTGCGCGAGTGGGTCGCCGAGGCGCGCGTCGAGATCGAGGCGCTGCGACTGCTCGTGCTGAAGACCGCATGGCTCATGGACACCGTCGGCAACCGACGGGCGATGACCGAGATCCAGGCGATCAAGATCGCCGTGCCCCGTGCGGTGCAGCGCATCGTCGACCGGGCCATCCAGGTGTTCGGCGCGGCGGGGCTGAGCGCCGACCAGCCGCTGGCCGAGCTCTACGCCGGCGCGCGTGCGCTGCGCCTCGCCGACGGCCCCGACGAGGTGCACCTCGCCTCGCTCGGGCGGGCCGAACTGCGGCATGCCGACCCCCGGCGTGCCGACCCCCGGCATGCCGACCTCCGGCATGCCGACCACGCCGCGGGCGAGTGA
- a CDS encoding phosphotransferase family protein, which produces MTDVPGLDTAGLTRWIAAEHPELVAGDDPATPLTATLIAGGRSNLTYRVDGAARPLVLRRPPLGHVLSSAHDMFREHRVIDALRDSAVPVPDAIDVVDDTADARVTGTPFFLMERVEGVVLNDRRHNAGRPPAALHRLGLELAEVLAELHSVDPDRVGLDGFGRGDGYLDRQLATWRRQYDASRSRELPALDELQHRLGERRPEASVSTLVHGDYRLDNAIVAGPVEAPRIAAILDWEMATIGDPLVDLGMLGLYWTIADLPGGSGIAPSSVDPVAGYPSFDELVDAYAARLGRRAPDLAWYRAFAAYKLAVILEGIHFRFQAGGTVGDGFDRIGELVEPLTREGLAWATRRAATAPAAAAASAGGIR; this is translated from the coding sequence ATGACCGACGTCCCTGGCCTGGACACCGCGGGGCTGACCCGCTGGATCGCGGCGGAGCATCCCGAGCTCGTGGCGGGCGACGACCCCGCCACTCCGCTCACCGCGACCCTCATCGCCGGCGGGCGCAGCAACCTCACCTACCGCGTCGACGGCGCCGCGCGGCCGCTCGTGCTGCGCCGTCCGCCGCTCGGGCACGTGCTCTCGAGCGCGCACGACATGTTCCGCGAGCACCGGGTGATCGACGCGCTCCGGGACTCGGCGGTGCCGGTGCCCGACGCGATCGACGTCGTCGACGACACCGCCGACGCGCGCGTGACCGGCACGCCGTTCTTCCTGATGGAGCGCGTCGAGGGTGTCGTGCTGAACGACCGCCGGCACAACGCCGGCCGCCCGCCCGCCGCGCTGCACCGACTCGGCCTCGAACTCGCCGAGGTGCTCGCCGAGCTGCACTCGGTCGATCCCGATCGGGTCGGCCTCGACGGGTTCGGCCGCGGCGACGGCTACCTCGACCGGCAGCTCGCGACCTGGCGGCGCCAGTACGACGCCAGCCGGTCGCGCGAGCTGCCCGCGCTCGACGAACTGCAGCACCGGCTCGGCGAGCGCCGCCCTGAGGCATCCGTCTCGACCCTCGTGCACGGCGACTACCGCCTCGACAACGCGATCGTCGCCGGGCCGGTCGAGGCGCCGCGGATCGCGGCGATCCTCGACTGGGAGATGGCGACGATCGGCGACCCGCTCGTCGACCTCGGCATGCTCGGCCTCTACTGGACCATCGCCGATCTGCCGGGCGGCTCCGGCATCGCGCCGAGCTCGGTCGACCCGGTGGCCGGCTACCCGTCGTTCGACGAGCTCGTCGACGCGTACGCGGCCCGGCTCGGCCGACGCGCACCCGACCTGGCGTGGTACCGGGCGTTCGCGGCGTACAAGCTCGCGGTGATCCTCGAGGGCATCCACTTCCGGTTCCAGGCCGGCGGCACCGTCGGCGACGGCTTCGACCGCATCGGCGAGCTGGTCGAACCGCTCACACGCGAGGGGCTGGCGTGGGCGACGAGGCGCGCAGCCACCGCGCCGGCAGCCGCCGCGGCCTCGGCCGGAGGCATCCGCTGA
- a CDS encoding acyl-CoA thioesterase — translation MTRWPDRHPFPTRWNDNDQYGHVNNVVYYAAMDTAVNAWMIRHGGLDPHGDGPIAVVKASSCEYHASASYPEELEVGIGVGRLGRTSVTWSLGILRPGSDAPIAEGSFVHVFVGADDRRPVDIPAGVRAAIEARLGA, via the coding sequence ATGACGCGCTGGCCCGACCGCCACCCCTTCCCGACCCGCTGGAACGACAACGACCAGTACGGGCACGTCAACAACGTCGTCTACTACGCCGCGATGGACACGGCCGTGAACGCGTGGATGATCCGCCACGGCGGGCTCGACCCGCACGGTGACGGGCCGATCGCGGTCGTGAAGGCGTCGTCGTGCGAGTACCACGCGTCGGCCTCGTACCCAGAAGAGCTCGAGGTCGGCATCGGCGTGGGCCGGCTCGGGCGCACCAGCGTCACCTGGTCGCTCGGGATCCTCCGGCCGGGTTCGGATGCCCCGATCGCCGAGGGCTCGTTCGTGCACGTGTTCGTCGGGGCCGACGACCGGCGGCCGGTGGACATCCCGGCGGGCGTGCGCGCCGCGATCGAGGCGCGGCTCGGCGCCTGA
- a CDS encoding QsdR family transcriptional regulator, with amino-acid sequence MPSTSSTATVEPGASGASGASGASATPSRPPIATVGLESAPSWLSERLETHADARRAFDEARETFIAGRRIDMGALATSLGVDRTSLFRWVGNRDALLSEVLWSLAMPTLAQAEEAGDEAGLAGAERVAAILTHFVADLNRADYFRQFLRREPARALRLLTTKESEIQRRYLATAEWLVRRDLGETPLGGAIDPASLAYLLVRVSESFTYADLITGDQPSAERARVAFRVLLRAD; translated from the coding sequence ATGCCCTCCACGTCCTCCACCGCGACGGTCGAGCCCGGTGCATCCGGCGCATCCGGCGCATCCGGAGCATCCGCGACGCCCTCCCGCCCGCCGATCGCGACGGTCGGCCTCGAGTCCGCGCCCTCGTGGCTGAGCGAGCGCCTCGAGACGCACGCCGACGCACGCCGGGCGTTCGACGAGGCCCGCGAGACCTTCATCGCGGGCCGCCGCATCGACATGGGTGCGCTCGCGACCTCGCTCGGCGTCGATCGCACGTCGCTGTTCCGCTGGGTGGGCAACCGCGACGCACTGCTCAGCGAGGTGCTGTGGTCGCTGGCCATGCCGACCCTCGCACAGGCCGAGGAGGCCGGCGACGAAGCCGGACTCGCGGGCGCCGAGCGGGTCGCCGCGATCCTCACCCACTTCGTCGCCGACCTGAACCGGGCCGACTACTTCCGCCAGTTCCTGCGACGCGAGCCCGCGCGGGCGCTGCGGCTGCTCACCACGAAGGAGAGCGAGATCCAGCGCCGCTACCTCGCGACCGCCGAGTGGCTCGTGCGGCGCGACCTCGGCGAGACGCCGCTCGGCGGCGCGATCGACCCGGCGTCGCTCGCGTACCTGCTCGTGCGGGTGTCGGAGTCGTTCACCTACGCCGACCTCATCACCGGCGACCAGCCCAGCGCCGAGCGCGCACGGGTCGCGTTCCGCGTGCTGCTGCGGGCCGACTGA
- a CDS encoding acyl-CoA dehydrogenase family protein: MTLTITTPLDGPDEAVGEPAALLDADFYRFQQKLTPAEQASIADIRAFFEREVRPHADDLWERAESPRHLIPGFAELGMFGSALPEVRHFANSAVYRGWVALEISRIDPSCATFVGVHSGLAMNSIAVGGSPEQKAEWLEPMARGELIGAFGLTEPGHGSDTARGLETTATRRTAADGSDEWVLNGAKRWIGNATFADVVVIWARDTADDQVKGFLVRQPAAGFTATKIERKQSLRGVQNADIVLDGVIVPESDRLQAINGFRDLAVVLRLTREGVAWQAVGVAVGAYEAALAYAKERVQFGKPIASFQLVQQKLAESIGDITASIAMCVRVSEMLDEDEQKDHHSAMAKAYVTKKMREVVARCRELVGGNGIQLDHGVARFFADAEAVYTFEGTYDMNTLIVGRAITGIAAFH; this comes from the coding sequence ATGACCCTCACCATCACCACCCCCCTCGACGGCCCCGACGAGGCCGTCGGCGAGCCGGCCGCCCTGCTCGACGCCGACTTCTACCGCTTCCAGCAGAAGCTGACGCCCGCCGAGCAGGCGTCGATCGCCGACATCCGCGCGTTCTTCGAGCGCGAGGTGCGCCCGCACGCCGACGACCTGTGGGAGCGCGCCGAGAGCCCGCGGCACCTCATCCCCGGCTTCGCCGAGCTCGGCATGTTCGGCTCGGCCCTGCCCGAGGTGCGCCACTTCGCGAACAGCGCCGTCTACCGCGGCTGGGTCGCGCTCGAGATCTCGCGCATCGACCCGTCGTGCGCGACGTTCGTCGGCGTGCACTCGGGGCTCGCGATGAACTCCATCGCCGTCGGCGGCTCGCCCGAGCAGAAAGCCGAGTGGCTGGAGCCGATGGCCCGCGGCGAGCTGATCGGCGCCTTCGGGCTCACCGAGCCCGGGCACGGCTCCGACACCGCGCGCGGCCTCGAGACGACCGCCACCCGGCGCACCGCCGCCGACGGCAGCGACGAGTGGGTGCTGAACGGCGCCAAGCGCTGGATCGGCAACGCGACGTTCGCCGACGTCGTCGTGATCTGGGCGCGCGACACCGCCGACGACCAGGTCAAGGGATTCCTCGTGCGCCAGCCCGCAGCCGGCTTCACCGCCACGAAGATCGAGCGCAAGCAGTCGCTGCGCGGCGTGCAGAACGCCGACATCGTGCTCGACGGCGTGATCGTGCCCGAGTCCGACCGGCTCCAGGCGATCAACGGATTCCGCGACCTCGCGGTCGTGCTGCGCCTCACCCGCGAGGGCGTCGCGTGGCAGGCCGTCGGCGTCGCCGTCGGCGCCTACGAGGCGGCGCTCGCCTACGCGAAGGAGCGCGTGCAGTTCGGCAAGCCGATCGCATCGTTCCAGCTCGTGCAGCAGAAGCTCGCCGAGTCGATCGGCGACATCACCGCGTCGATCGCGATGTGCGTGCGCGTCAGCGAGATGCTCGACGAGGACGAGCAGAAGGACCACCACTCGGCCATGGCGAAGGCGTACGTCACGAAGAAGATGCGCGAGGTCGTCGCCCGCTGCCGCGAGCTCGTCGGCGGCAACGGGATCCAGCTCGACCACGGCGTCGCCCGCTTCTTCGCCGACGCCGAAGCGGTGTACACGTTCGAGGGCACCTACGACATGAACACCCTCATCGTCGGCCGGGCCATCACCGGCATCGCGGCGTTCCACTGA
- a CDS encoding acetyl-CoA C-acetyltransferase has translation MTEAFIVATARSPIGRARKGSLVDLRPDDLAAQMVAAALAAVPGLDPARVEDLLIGCGQPAGEQGNNLARIVAVLLELDGVPGTTVNRYCSSSLQTTRMAFHAIKAGEGDVFVSAGVESVTHYDRGAADVTPGVDVRNPRFAESWARTDARAGGEASARPWRDPRDDGALPDPYIAMGQTAENVAELMGVTRAEQDEFAARSQQRAERAIASGFWAREITPVTLPDGRVVDADDGPRAGVTVEALAGLDPVFRADGTVTAGNCCPLNDGAAAVVVVSERIVDELGLQPLARIVSTGVSALSPEIMGLGPVDASRQALTRAGLSIDDIDLVELNEAFAAQVIPSARELGIDPERLNVHGGAIAVGHPFGMTGARITSTLLNGLAATGGRYGLETMCVGGGQGMAMVVERV, from the coding sequence ATGACCGAAGCCTTCATCGTCGCCACCGCCCGTTCGCCGATCGGGCGCGCCCGCAAAGGGTCGCTCGTCGATCTGCGACCCGACGACCTCGCCGCGCAGATGGTCGCCGCCGCGCTCGCCGCGGTGCCGGGGCTCGACCCCGCCCGCGTCGAGGACCTGCTCATCGGCTGCGGTCAGCCCGCGGGCGAGCAGGGCAACAACCTCGCCCGCATCGTGGCCGTGCTGCTCGAGCTCGACGGCGTGCCCGGCACGACCGTGAACCGGTACTGCTCGTCGAGCCTGCAGACCACGCGCATGGCGTTCCACGCGATCAAGGCCGGCGAGGGCGACGTGTTCGTCTCGGCCGGGGTCGAGTCGGTCACGCACTACGACCGCGGCGCGGCGGATGTCACGCCCGGCGTCGATGTGCGCAACCCGAGGTTCGCGGAGTCGTGGGCGCGCACCGACGCACGGGCCGGGGGTGAGGCATCCGCTCGCCCGTGGCGCGACCCGCGCGACGACGGCGCGCTGCCCGACCCGTACATCGCGATGGGCCAGACCGCCGAGAACGTCGCCGAGCTGATGGGCGTGACCCGCGCCGAGCAGGACGAGTTCGCCGCACGCAGCCAGCAGCGCGCCGAGCGCGCGATCGCCTCCGGGTTCTGGGCGCGCGAGATCACGCCCGTCACGCTGCCCGACGGGCGGGTGGTCGACGCCGACGACGGCCCCCGCGCCGGGGTCACGGTCGAGGCGCTCGCCGGGCTCGACCCGGTGTTCCGCGCCGACGGAACCGTGACGGCGGGCAACTGCTGCCCGCTCAACGACGGCGCGGCGGCCGTGGTCGTGGTGTCCGAGCGCATTGTCGACGAGCTCGGCCTGCAGCCGCTCGCGCGCATCGTCTCGACGGGCGTCTCGGCGCTCTCGCCCGAGATCATGGGCCTCGGCCCAGTGGATGCCTCGCGGCAGGCGCTCACCCGCGCCGGCCTGTCGATCGACGACATCGACCTCGTCGAGCTGAACGAGGCGTTCGCGGCCCAGGTGATCCCGTCGGCACGCGAGCTCGGCATCGACCCCGAGCGGCTGAACGTGCACGGCGGGGCGATCGCGGTGGGGCATCCGTTCGGCATGACGGGCGCGCGCATCACCTCGACGCTGCTGAACGGCCTCGCCGCGACCGGCGGCCGGTACGGCCTCGAGACCATGTGCGTCGGCGGCGGCCAGGGCATGGCGATGGTGGTCGAGCGGGTCTGA
- a CDS encoding type II toxin-antitoxin system HicA family toxin: protein MKAREVNRAIEVRGGAVLRQKGSHRFYRVEVDGVVGHTTVPQHTGDIPTGLLRKIERDLEPVLGKGWLR, encoded by the coding sequence GTGAAGGCACGCGAGGTGAACCGGGCGATCGAGGTCCGCGGTGGCGCGGTGCTCCGCCAGAAGGGATCGCACCGCTTCTACCGGGTCGAGGTCGACGGTGTCGTTGGGCACACCACGGTCCCACAGCACACCGGCGATATCCCGACCGGGCTCCTCCGCAAGATCGAACGAGACCTCGAACCGGTGCTCGGGAAGGGATGGCTCCGATGA